The Vicia villosa cultivar HV-30 ecotype Madison, WI linkage group LG1, Vvil1.0, whole genome shotgun sequence genome includes a region encoding these proteins:
- the LOC131619220 gene encoding transcriptional regulator SUPERMAN-like, giving the protein MEFSYLQEDSKSSSDENIDRSSDQNPDNDDNDDHDMGIGRSYECVFCKRGFTTAQALGGHMNIHRKDRANNNKSVTKATFIPPSSSKLVLDHHHHHDSYGDLGFYSTINPSHGYYSSSISSKTTTTPEVDSLNYHQLYFPSHHVQYSEMLCVENQRMFGSQDWRGLSLYANPLIKDKIENNNEVDELDLELRLGHYP; this is encoded by the coding sequence ATGGAGTTCAGCTACCTCCAAGAAGACTCAAAGAGCTCGAGCGACGAAAACATCGACCGATCGTCCGATCAAAACCCCGACAACGACGATAACGATGATCATGACATGGGAATTGGTAGATCCTATGAGTGTGTGTTTTGCAAAAGAGGTTTCACAACTGCTCAAGCTTTAGGTGGACACATGAACATACATAGAAAAGATAGAGCAAACAATAACAAAAGTGTGACTAAAGCAACTTTCATTCCACCTAGTTCAAGCAAATTAGTacttgatcatcatcatcatcatgataGCTATGGAGATCTTGGATTTTATTCAACAATTAATCCATCTCATGGTTATTATTCTTCTTCAATTTCATCCAAAACTACTACTACTCCTGAGGTAGATTCTCTCAACTATCATCAACTATATTTTCCTTCACATCATGTGCAATATAGTGAGATGCTTTGTGTTGAAAATCAAAGAATGTTTGGATCACAAGATTGGAGGGGTTTGAGCTTGTATGCAAATCCATTGATTAAAGACAAGATAGAAAACAACAATGAAGTGGATGAATTGGATTTGGAGCTTAGACTTGGTCATTATCCATAG